One Prinia subflava isolate CZ2003 ecotype Zambia chromosome 9, Cam_Psub_1.2, whole genome shotgun sequence DNA segment encodes these proteins:
- the PRDX3 gene encoding thioredoxin-dependent peroxide reductase, mitochondrial, whose product MAAALGRLLRAAVPVAAAAARRGPARPSACARRAFSLGSSRLAVAVTQQAPHFKGTAVVNGEFKELSLDDFKGKYLVLFFYPLDFTFVCPTEIVAFSDKAKEFRDVNCEVVAVSVDSHFSHLAWINTPRKSGGLGKMNIPVLSDLTKQISRDYGVLLEGPGIALRGLFIIDPSGLVKHLSINDLPVGRSVEETLRLVKAFQFVETHGEVCPANWTPDSPTIKPSPEGSKEYFEKVHK is encoded by the exons ATGGCCGCCGCGCTGGGGAGGCTGCTCCGCGCCGCG GTGCCCGTggctgccgccgccgccaggAGGGGACCGGCACGGCCCTCGGCCTGCGCCCGCCGTGCCTTCAGCCTCG GCTCCTCGCGGCTCGCTGTGGCGGTGACCCAGCAGGCCCCGCACTTCAAGGGAACGGCCGTCGTTAACGGAGAGTTCAAGGAGCTGAGCCTAGATGATTTCAAGGGGAAATACCTGGTTCTCTTCTTCTACCCCCTGGACTT CACCTTTGTCTGCCCCACGGAAATTGTGGCTTTCAGCGACAAGGCAAAGGAATTTCGTGATGTGAACTGTGAAGTGGTGGCAGTTTCAGTGGACTCTCATTTCAGTCATCTGGCCTGGATAAACACACCACGAAAG AGCGGCGGTTTGGGCAAGATGAATATTCCAGTTCTGTCGGACCTCACGAAACAGATCTCCCGGGATTACGGGGTGCTGCTGGAAGGACCTGGCATAGCCCTGAG AGGTCTGTTCATCATCGACCCCAGCGGGCTGGTGAAGCACCTGAGCATCAACGACCTGCCCGTGGGGCGCAGCGTGGAGGAGACGCTGCGCCTGGTGAAGGCCTTCCAGTTCGTGGAGACGCACGGAGAGGTGTGCCCGGCCAACTGGACCCCAGACTCCCCCACG ATCAAACCAAGCCCAGAAGGTTCtaaagaatattttgaaaaagtgCATAAATAA
- the SFXN4 gene encoding sideroflexin-4 isoform X1, with the protein MDANLRLWRAEGQSFLQRFLLWADALDPLLLLTSSNEIKRTRLLIETNEKTLSEPKQNNQTRQAFLLSLSSVHPDTEKIIPVMFRPPAFLPITLPLVIVSSAQHRAKHSFFSQFVFHTYTTAFTLVNGNGTPKAQEYSVHQKQILLGLGAISYSACVGALPLMFVNRYALKSSLMQLVVRKLLPAPLFGVTSAFTVAMVRSPEFDNGIEVMDRHGKVIGVSKKAGEKAVMETALSRAVLFGTTFFLPEVLMYCVQRARLVKNPRGLSPVRMFVIMSVLAGMLPVSFSMFPQCGEIKRADLEPEILASTEETEFFYNRGI; encoded by the exons ATGGACGCCAACCTGCGCTTGTGGAGGGCCGAGGGGCAG TCTTTCCTCCAGAGGTTTCTCCTCTGGGCCGATGCCTTGGatccgctgctgctgctcacgTCCTCC aatgaaataaaaagaaccaGGTTATTAATAGAAACCAATGAGAAGACCCTAAGTGAGCCCAAACAGAATAATCAG ACCAGACAAGCCTTCTTGCTAAGCCTG tccAGTGTACATCCTGATACAGAAAAGATAATTCCTGTTATGTTTAGACCTCCAG ctTTCCTGCCCATAACTCTTCCCTTG GTCATCGTTTCATCTGCTCAGCACCGGgcaaaacattcttttttttcccag TTTGTGTTTCACACATACACCACAGCATTCACTCTGGTAAATGGAAATGGCACCCCAAAGGCTCAA GAATACTCAGTTCATCAAAAGCAGATCTTGCTTGGCTTGGGAGCCATCTCCTACTCAGCCTGTGTTGGT GCTCTCCCTCTCATGTTCGTGAATCGTTACGCACTGAAGAGCTCATTGATGCAACTTGTGGTCAGAAaactgctccctgctcctctctttG GTGTGACCAGTGCATTCACTGTGGCCATGGTGAGGAGCCCGGAATTTGATAACGGGATAGAAGTGATGGACAGGCATGGCAAGGTTATAGGAGTGTCTAAGAAGGCTGGTGAGAAG GCTGTTATGGAGACGGCGTTGTCCAGAGCAGTCTTGTTTGGGACAACGTTCTTCCTGCCAGAAGTGCTCATGTACTGTGTGCAGAG AGCAAGATTGGTTAAAAATCCTCGTGGTTTGAGTCCAGTGAGGATGTTTGTGATTATGTCAGTGCTAGCAGGGATGCTGCCAGTCTCATTCAGTATGTTCCCGCAGTGTGGGGAG ATAAAGCGAGCAGACCTTGAACCAGAAATTCTGGCATCTACAGAAGAGACAGAGTTCTTCTACAACAGGGGAATTTAG
- the SFXN4 gene encoding sideroflexin-4 isoform X2, producing MDANLRLWRAEGQSFLQRFLLWADALDPLLLLTSSTRQAFLLSLSSVHPDTEKIIPVMFRPPAFLPITLPLVIVSSAQHRAKHSFFSQFVFHTYTTAFTLVNGNGTPKAQEYSVHQKQILLGLGAISYSACVGALPLMFVNRYALKSSLMQLVVRKLLPAPLFGVTSAFTVAMVRSPEFDNGIEVMDRHGKVIGVSKKAGEKAVMETALSRAVLFGTTFFLPEVLMYCVQRARLVKNPRGLSPVRMFVIMSVLAGMLPVSFSMFPQCGEIKRADLEPEILASTEETEFFYNRGI from the exons ATGGACGCCAACCTGCGCTTGTGGAGGGCCGAGGGGCAG TCTTTCCTCCAGAGGTTTCTCCTCTGGGCCGATGCCTTGGatccgctgctgctgctcacgTCCTCC ACCAGACAAGCCTTCTTGCTAAGCCTG tccAGTGTACATCCTGATACAGAAAAGATAATTCCTGTTATGTTTAGACCTCCAG ctTTCCTGCCCATAACTCTTCCCTTG GTCATCGTTTCATCTGCTCAGCACCGGgcaaaacattcttttttttcccag TTTGTGTTTCACACATACACCACAGCATTCACTCTGGTAAATGGAAATGGCACCCCAAAGGCTCAA GAATACTCAGTTCATCAAAAGCAGATCTTGCTTGGCTTGGGAGCCATCTCCTACTCAGCCTGTGTTGGT GCTCTCCCTCTCATGTTCGTGAATCGTTACGCACTGAAGAGCTCATTGATGCAACTTGTGGTCAGAAaactgctccctgctcctctctttG GTGTGACCAGTGCATTCACTGTGGCCATGGTGAGGAGCCCGGAATTTGATAACGGGATAGAAGTGATGGACAGGCATGGCAAGGTTATAGGAGTGTCTAAGAAGGCTGGTGAGAAG GCTGTTATGGAGACGGCGTTGTCCAGAGCAGTCTTGTTTGGGACAACGTTCTTCCTGCCAGAAGTGCTCATGTACTGTGTGCAGAG AGCAAGATTGGTTAAAAATCCTCGTGGTTTGAGTCCAGTGAGGATGTTTGTGATTATGTCAGTGCTAGCAGGGATGCTGCCAGTCTCATTCAGTATGTTCCCGCAGTGTGGGGAG ATAAAGCGAGCAGACCTTGAACCAGAAATTCTGGCATCTACAGAAGAGACAGAGTTCTTCTACAACAGGGGAATTTAG